Within Vigna unguiculata cultivar IT97K-499-35 chromosome 2, ASM411807v1, whole genome shotgun sequence, the genomic segment GCTTTCATTCTCCGGGTCATTACAATATTCACAAAATTTATTCTCCTAATCTTTCAAACATTAGGTTTAAGGttaattaagaatatatatatatatatatatatatatatatatatatatatatatatatatatatatatatatatatatatatcatccaaagaaaagaaaagaaaagaaaagaaaaaccttGGGATATATTCTCTTGTGGGGCACAAGACCTAAATAATAATATGCCTTATGTCTGCCTCTTTCTCTCTTCAGGCATGGATTCCCTTCACCTCACCATATTTTTCTATCTTCACCATCACCTTCATCTCCTAATAAAGACCacaaattaattcataaaattcttTGGTacctttcaaaattttagacttCTAATGTTTTATCTCTCACCAATGACTTGacatatataaaagaaagttaggaagtatttttttttaaaaaaaatataatgaaatggAATACACAAACAACACAACCTTGTGTGTATATATAGGTTTCCCACCATCACACTTCACTCCAAAAACTTTCCTAAACAAACATAATCAACTCATCACATTCAAATTAACCATGTACACTTCATTCAAGTCCAATTCCCAAAACCCTAAGCACCATCATGATCACCATGAAACAACGCCCAACAAGAAATTCAGCGAGATATCTCACTTCGGCCACAAACAACACAAGTTAACGTTCGACTACTCCGAATCCCCCTTCCAATGTGACGGCTGCAAGGAACTAGGCATAGGCTCACGCTATAGCTGCTCCCTCTGCGACTTCGACCTCCACACTCACTGTTCCATTCCTTCTCCTTCACTCTTCCACCCTTTCTACCCCAAATGCTCCTTCCACTTCCTCTCTCACCCTCCCGGCAACACTCCCCGCTATTGCAACGCCTGCCAGAAGCCCGTTAAGGGTTTCCTCTTCCACTGCTTTTCTTGTGGTTTCGACCTCCATCCTTGTTGTGCCAAACTGCCGACAGTTATTGGCAGTGACGACAATAAGGATGATAGCGACAAAAATGAGGTGAGACTACTTTTGTACCGGACGGTGAGGTCGGCATGTCACCGGTGCGGGCAGAAGGGGCGGGGGTGGAGCTACAGGTCGTCATGCAAGAGGTATAACTTGCATGTGGCGTGTGTGAGGGAGTTGGTGGTGGAGAGTTGGCATGAGGGTGGGGGATTGAAGACTTTGGTTGAGAGTGGTTGCCACAAGGGAAGAGGGGGGAAAGGTGGTAGGGTGAGGAGGTGCTGTGAGGTGGCCGGAGTAGCCGTGCAGGTGGCGGTGTCGGCGGTGCTTGGTGATCCCACCGCTCTTATCGCCGGCATCGTCGGATCGTTGGTCTCGCGAGCTTGACATTTGGAAGGAGAAATTGTTATACGGTCTGCTATACCATATCATCTTGTTttacatgtgatatattatatattaaatcttTGGATTTGTgtaaattcaaaaagaaatgtTATTTGTAAATATCGTTGAGATGGATTACGTTGTGCTCAACCATACAATAATTTCTTGATTCCCTGGAAATTGAGAAGTGAGGTGATGTTGTATATATCAGTTCAAGTGTGGTTCAAATTAATTGTTAGGGAAGAAATTAATTCAGTTATGAAGAAACTTAGTTCATAGGTCTTTTTGagtaaaatacaaatttttattatctctatcgatatataatttgtttgatAAAGTTTTGCATAGATTATTGTGTGCAATTTTGATTCTGATTgaataaaatgtcaaaattaagTCTTGGTTTAGAATTGCTTTCTGAGGATTGTCCTGCTGGCATGTGATGCAAAAGacattatattatcatgtaatgttttgggattttattttattattttgatattcgcatttttttatattgttgtgGTCGTGCTCATAGT encodes:
- the LOC114173007 gene encoding uncharacterized protein LOC114173007 — translated: MYTSFKSNSQNPKHHHDHHETTPNKKFSEISHFGHKQHKLTFDYSESPFQCDGCKELGIGSRYSCSLCDFDLHTHCSIPSPSLFHPFYPKCSFHFLSHPPGNTPRYCNACQKPVKGFLFHCFSCGFDLHPCCAKLPTVIGSDDNKDDSDKNEVRLLLYRTVRSACHRCGQKGRGWSYRSSCKRYNLHVACVRELVVESWHEGGGLKTLVESGCHKGRGGKGGRVRRCCEVAGVAVQVAVSAVLGDPTALIAGIVGSLVSRA